The window TTGGCAAGCCTTTCGTAACGGAGGGAATGTTCCGACATGCCGTGGACTATGTGAAGCACAGCTTTGGGGCCATTGGCTGCTGTTTCCCAGCGCCGCGTAAAGAGACGGACCCCGTCATCCATAGTTAACCATTCCATGGCTTATTCTACTCCCTGTTATTTTTTCTTGCAATAATGGTATAGTGAAGATACATATGGCACGGGGTGAAGCAATAACAGCCAGGGTTGAAGCCATAGCTGCAGGGGGCGCAGGCTTTGCCCGCCATGAGGGGCGTAGTGTTTTTGCGGAACTGACAGCTCCGGGCGACTTGGCCCGGCTGCGGATCAGCGAGGAAAAGCGGGGCTGGATAAAGGCGGAGCTTGAGGAGATAATCGAGCCTTCGCCCCTGCGGGTCAATGCCCCCTGCCCTCTCTATGCCCGCTGCGGAGGCTGTTCCCTTCAGCACCTTGCGTACGATGCCCAGATCAAAGCCAAGGAAACCATATTGAAGGATAGCCTTGCCAGAATCGGGGGGATTGAGGCGCCAAAAATCCGCGTCGAGCCTTCGGCGCCTTTTGGCTACCGGAACCGGGTGCAGTTCCACTGCTTTCCCGAAGACAGGCGCAAGCTGGGCTTTATGCAAAGGAAGGGCATTGAGATACTTCCTTTAAAGGAATGTCCCGTGGCCGACATGGGCATTAACAACGCTCTGAAGGAAGGCCGCATTGTGCCGCCCCCGCAGAAGGATCGCTTTACGGTATACAGCCGGGGCGGAACTTTCCTTTCCGAAGGCGGCCAAAGCCGGGGCAAAGTGAGCCTTTTGGGAAAGGAGATCCTCATGGATGCGCAGGTCTTTTTCCAGAGCAATGCGGCAATGCTGGAAACCCTGCTTGAGGATTTACAGGCGATTGCGGAAAAGGCTGATCATGAACTCCCCATGGGGGATATGTATTGCGGGGTGGGGACTTTCGCAAATTTTTTGGGCGGGCCCTTCCCTTCCCTGGACCTGCTTGAAGAGAACAAGGCTGCCCTTGCATTGGCAAGGGAGAACGCAAGAGGACAGGAGTGCAGGTTCTACGCCATCTCCGATGACGCATGGGTCAAGTCCCGGCTTCATAAGGAGAATTGGGGCTTCATGGTGATAGACCCGCCAAGGCAGGGGCTTTCGGCCTTGATGCGCAGCTACCTTGCGGAAAAAGGGCCGCCCCTTTTGGCCTATGTGTCCTGCGATCCGGCCACCCTGGCCAGGGATTCAAAGGAGCTGGCCCGTGGGGGCTAT is drawn from Leadbettera azotonutricia ZAS-9 and contains these coding sequences:
- a CDS encoding class I SAM-dependent RNA methyltransferase, with the protein product MARGEAITARVEAIAAGGAGFARHEGRSVFAELTAPGDLARLRISEEKRGWIKAELEEIIEPSPLRVNAPCPLYARCGGCSLQHLAYDAQIKAKETILKDSLARIGGIEAPKIRVEPSAPFGYRNRVQFHCFPEDRRKLGFMQRKGIEILPLKECPVADMGINNALKEGRIVPPPQKDRFTVYSRGGTFLSEGGQSRGKVSLLGKEILMDAQVFFQSNAAMLETLLEDLQAIAEKADHELPMGDMYCGVGTFANFLGGPFPSLDLLEENKAALALARENARGQECRFYAISDDAWVKSRLHKENWGFMVIDPPRQGLSALMRSYLAEKGPPLLAYVSCDPATLARDSKELARGGYALKELSLYDFYPQTAHIESLSVFSRNGGSDEG